From the Saccharomycodes ludwigii strain NBRC 1722 chromosome I, whole genome shotgun sequence genome, one window contains:
- the PFA4 gene encoding palmitoyltransferase PFA4 (similar to Saccharomyces cerevisiae YOL003C | PFA4 | Protein Fatty Acyltransferase), whose translation MAIKFKYPWIGVAIPCFLISFIGYTAHYFILSNYLPLYQQVVYQLCMSMIWISYYLAIIVNPGSPSKNFKPPKHEWKNFCKKCNMYKPPRAHHCKTCGQCVLVMDHHCPWTMNCIGYNNFPHFMRFLFWVVISIGYLLTLMVKRSIYLWNIRHLPGYFIKKSELWFLAILFQMSGFVFLTILLLFARCIKNQVFKGMSQIEVWEMDRIESLYYRKMLMPKLLKNLQVIYKDTSIKYESEEVKYLIKNSLRMNMFEYINFPYDINPWSNAIEFLGPIYIWLSPVGVPNGDGMHFKKNDLSAYEATSSICDKLLSLPWPPDGNATIAETAAVDGFELFESAHNQEEDDEPVNKRGNNNNSNARKNWENSWGENLAGFGVDTEEE comes from the coding sequence atggcCATAAAGTTCAAATATCCGTGGATTGGGGTTGCAATCCCATGTTTCCTCATATCATTTATAGGTTATACTGCACATTATTTCATATTATCAAACTATCTACCCCTTTATCAACAAGTCGTGTATCAACTATGTATGTCAATGATTTGGATTTCATATTATTtagcaataatagtaaatcCTGGTTCTCcctcaaaaaattttaaaccaCCAAAACATGAatggaaaaatttttgtaaaaaatgTAATATGTACAAACCACCAAGAGCACACCATTGTAAAACTTGTGGACAATGTGTTTTAGTAATGGACCACCATTGTCCCTGGACAATGAATTGCATTGGGTATAATAATTTCCCCCATTTCATgagatttttattttgggtGGTCATTTCCATTGGGTATTTATTGACATTAATGGTTAAAAgatcaatttatttatggAATATCAGACACTTACCTGGTTACTTTATCAAGAAAAGTGAACTATGGTTTTTGGctattctttttcaaatgtCTGGGTTCGTTTTTTTGactatattattattatttgcgCGATGTATCAAGAATCAAGTATTTAAAGGTATGAGCCAAATCGAAGTTTGGGAAATGGATAGAATTGAGTCTTTGTATTATCGTAAAATGTTAATGCCTAAGCTActtaaaaatttacaagTAATATACAAAGACACATCAATTAAATATGAAAGCGAAGaagttaaatatttaataaaaaatagtttAAGGATGAATATGTTTGAATACATCAATTTTCCCTACGACATAAACCCTTGGTCTAATGCAATAGAGTTTTTGGGGCCGATATATATTTGGTTATCACCCGTAGGCGTGCCTAATGGTGATGGTATGCActttaagaaaaatgatttaTCTGCGTATGAGGCTACATCTTCTATATGTGATAAACTACTTTCCTTACCGTGGCCACCTGACGGCAATGCCACTATCGCTGAAACGGCCGCTGTGGATGGCTTTGAGCTCTTTGAATCCGCTCATAATCAAGAGGAGGACGACGAGCCTGTGAATAAAAGaggaaataataataatagtaatgcTAGAAAAAACTGGGAAAATTCATGGGGGGAAAATTTGGCCGGGTTTGGTGTGGACACCGAAGAAGAATGA
- the IZH2 gene encoding PAQR-type receptor (similar to Saccharomyces cerevisiae YOL002C | IZH2 | Implicated in Zinc Homeostasis), translating into MAATITNRSSTKSGGNIMEEEATTNLLKNRHITATINSGKKLCSWNDLPDWQKDNEYIISGYVLETNSLTQSIKSLFYLHNESVNIYTHLLPGICFLLVILFFNTHVIKIYDSTTGIDYFMINLFFAGCFTCLMMSSTFHCLKSHSEKVSIFGNKLDYLGIVVLIMTSMISLMYYGFYDARFLFYIFSGICTVLGLSCGYVSLSEKFRSREWRVFRAGMFVVFGLSALLPIICGTIYYGIRQTWIRIQVKWVLLGGVFYIIGAFIYGIRFPEKNLPGSFDIWGHSHQIFHVLVVCGTLAHLKALLGAYENAHEM; encoded by the coding sequence ATGGCCGCAACGATTACCAATAGAAGCAGCACTAAAAGCGGAGGAAATATTatggaagaagaagcaacaacaaatcttttaaagaaCCGTCACATTACTGCCACGATAAATTCCGGTAAAAAACTTTGCTCTTGGAATGATCTTCCTGATTGGCAAAAGGATAACgaatatattatatcaGGATACGTCTTGGAAACCAATAGTCTGACACAGTCTATTAAaagtttgttttatttgcaCAATGAATCTGTCAACATTTATACGCACCTGCTCCCAGGTATTTGTTTTCTATTggtaatattgttttttaacaCGCACGTAATAAAGATTTATGATTCAACAACTGGAATTGATTACTTTatgataaatttattttttgctgGATGTTTTACTTGCTTGATGATGAGCAGTACTTTCCATTGCCTAAAATCACATTCGGAGAAAGTATCCATATTTGGTAATAAGTTGGATTACTTAGGAATTGTTGTGTTAATTATGACATCTATGATTAGTCTTATGTATTATGGATTTTATGATGCTaggtttttgttttatatattttctggTATTTGTACTGTCTTAGGGTTATCATGTGGATACGTTTCATTGAGCGAAAAATTTAGGTCAAGGGAATGGAGAGTTTTTAGAGCTGGTATGTTTGTAGTATTTGGTCTATCTGCTTTATTACCAATAATTTGTGGAACAATTTATTACGGTATACGTCAAACTTGGATCAGAATTCAAGTGAAATGGGTTCTTTTAGGAGGCGTGTTCTATATAATTGGGGCCTTTATATACGGTATCAGGTTTCCTGAGAAAAATTTACCGGGATCCTTTGATATCTGGGGACATTCTCATCAAATTTTCCATGTACTGGTTGTTTGTGGTACATTGGCACATCTAAAAGCATTGTTGGGCGCATATGAAAATGCACATGAAATGTGA
- the RRP6 gene encoding exosome nuclease subunit RRP6 (similar to Saccharomyces cerevisiae YOR001W | RRP6 | Ribosomal RNA Processing), producing MNTIRATTAVSSLDIGFNTSIDTSSSAQIDSARTKVLSLINDVILAINENNERINDNKDNLAESWNNITDVMDFVLEKSDRYIDEFRRARNVDNGSTYGKGKNTFQYLDDNIKVGKITGNPRKKMGKPQLEFKTPIDNTESHPFKPLLTDKPFALKSLEKSTQIIDAEEGIPMHYANPYEEEIDNQPYNTKVLQQLEIIRPQDWDKTGATWVDSVDELELMIKELQTQTEIAVDLEHHDLRSYYGIVCLMQISSREKDWIVDTIKLRDHLQKLNTVFANPEITKVFHGAFMDIIWLQRDLGLYVVSLFDTYHASRALGFPKHSLAYLLEKFANFKTSKKYQLADWRIRPLTDAMFAYARSDTHFLLYIFDQLRNMLITKNKLADVLHESRLVAKRRFEYVKYRPSNLSSEVYCTQEKIAPWKSLMYNYNIPLDSELLLIKLYEWRDAVARREDESPRYIMPNQLLALLVSMKPTDPAGVMSISNNVTDFVRSNSKIIANIIKNACEVLASTQNGTKNQFKVVNKEDADDDEVLKLVSPAQVKYMNQQFEVLQGKLQKDGNISIAINPKQFHSRFFEGDWGNRVVSYQEDGEVLVADEKKLNERKKDIIKRLEEENRKTIGPLSEITLTTTGVDRTSGFDRTNEEKEAENPNNSQTNESKDSYMSTPDKDEIVVLKSKKRKLQSITPRVSAEKDVSESVEAIDYENSEKVMNLSKGRVRDTKGNKKIKFDPYTKEIIGPKEVKKRAKPVKGKMITFNKR from the coding sequence ATGAATACCATTCGAGCAACAACTGCTGTTTCCTCCTTGGATATTGGATTCAATACTAGTATAGACACGAGTTCCAGTGCTCAAATTGATTCTGCTAGAACAAAAGTATTGTCCCTAATCAATGATGTTATTTTGGctattaatgaaaataatgagCGTATCAACGAcaataaagataatttGGCCGAATCCTGGAATAACATAACTGATGTTATGgattttgttttagaaAAGTCAGATCGTTATATTGATGAGTTTAGAAGAGCTAGGAATGTCGATAATGGAAGTACTTATGGCAAGGGCAAAAACACTTTTCAATATCTGGATGACAATATTAAAGTCGGCAAAATTACAGGGAATCcaaggaaaaaaatgggGAAACCCCAATTGGAATTTAAGACACCCATTGATAATACAGAATCACATCCTTTTAAACCCTTATTGACCGATAAACCTTTTGCATTAAAGTCACTTGAAAAATCTACTCAAATAATAGATGCGGAAGAAGGTATTCCTATGCATTACGCTAATCCAtatgaagaagaaattgACAATCAACCGTACAATACAAAGGTACTTCAACAGTTGGAAATTATAAGGCCTCAAGACTGGGACAAGACTGGTGCTACATGGGTGGATTCTGTTGATGAGTTGGAACTGATGATCAAGGAATTGCAAACTCAAACTGAAATTGCAGTTGATTTGGAGCATCATGATTTAAGATCATACTATGGAATAGTGTGTTTAATGCAAATAAGTTCCAGAGAGAAAGATTGGATTGTTGATACCATAAAATTAAGGGAtcatttacaaaaattaaatacagTATTTGCTAATCCAGAAATTACCAAGGTTTTCCATGGTGCCTTTATGGACATTATTTGGTTGCAAAGAGATTTGGGATTATATGTTGTTAGTTTATTTGACACTTATCACGCTAGTAGGGCTTTGGGTTTTCCAAAACATAGTTTGGCCtatttattggaaaaatttgcgaattttaaaacatccAAAAAGTACCAGTTAGCGGACTGGAGGATTAGACCTTTAACGGATGCAATGTTTGCATATGCAAGGTCAGATACACATTTCCTgttgtatatttttgatcAATTAAGAAATATGTTGATAACCAAGAATAAGTTGGCAGATGTCCTACACGAATCCCGCCTTGTTGCCAAAAGAAGATTTGAATATGTCAAGTACAGACCATCCAACTTATCGTCTGAAGTGTATTGCAcacaagaaaaaattgcGCCTTGGAAATCCCTTATGTATAACTATAATATTCCGTTAGACTCAGaattattgttgataaaGCTTTATGAATGGAGAGACGCTGTGGCTAGAAGAGAAGATGAGTCACCTAGGTATATAATGCCCAATCAATTGTTGGCATTGCTTGTGTCCATGAAGCCAACTGATCCTGCCGGTGTAATGTCGATTAGTAATAATGTTACAGACTTCGTTAGAAGTAATTCCAAAATAATAGccaatattataaaaaacgCATGCGAAGTACTAGCCAGCACGCAGAATGGGACTAAGAATCAATTTAAGGTTGTAAATAAAGAAGATgctgatgatgatgaagtttTGAAACTGGTGAGTCCAGCACAAGTCAAATATATGAACCAACAATTTGAGGTTTTACAAGGTAAGCTACAAAAAGATGGAAATATATCTATTGCTATCAATCCTAAGCAGTTTCATTCTAGATTTTTTGAAGGAGATTGGGGTAATCGGGTTGTTTCTTACCAAGAGGATGGTGAAGTTTTAGTTgctgatgaaaaaaaattgaatgaaaggaaaaaagacatTATTAAGCGcttagaagaagaaaaccGAAAAACAATTGGTCCGTTGTCTGAGATCACACTCACCACGACAGGAGTAGATAGAACATCTGGATTTGACCGAACTAATGAGGAAAAAGAAGCAGAAAATCCCAATAACTCCCAAACTAACGAAAGCAAGGATTCTTATATGTCGACACCCGATAAAGATGAAATTGTTGTGTTAAAGAgtaaaaagagaaaattaCAATCCATAACACCCCGCGTATCTGCAGAAAAGGATGTATCAGAGTCAGTTGAAGCTATTGATTATGAAAATAGCGAAAAAGTTATGAATTTATCAAAGGGTAGGGTACGGGATACTAAAGGTAATAAGAAGATAAAATTTGATCCTTATACCAAAGAAATCATTGGACCAAAAGAAGTCAAAAAGAGAGCAAAGCCGGTAAAGGGTAAAATGATTACATTCAATAAAAGGTGA